In the Flagellimonas sp. MMG031 genome, one interval contains:
- a CDS encoding GNAT family N-acetyltransferase, with amino-acid sequence MVIKTYDAYTRLSTMEADRFANFLFDHQEGKKATKKAIRKAIQYSTKDIPGLGGYVFAMEEKDDILGLAVVNKTGMGDYIPENFLVFFVIHRDHRNNDIEKKLLDYTLQYCKGDVAVHITGENQYPNKEFFEDKGFKATHLEMRLNR; translated from the coding sequence ATGGTAATCAAAACCTACGATGCCTATACTAGACTTTCTACCATGGAAGCTGACCGGTTTGCCAATTTTCTTTTTGATCATCAAGAAGGAAAAAAAGCCACCAAAAAAGCCATTAGAAAGGCTATCCAGTATTCCACCAAAGACATTCCTGGATTGGGAGGGTATGTTTTTGCCATGGAAGAGAAAGATGACATTTTGGGCTTGGCCGTTGTGAACAAAACAGGGATGGGCGATTATATCCCAGAAAATTTCTTGGTTTTCTTTGTGATTCACAGAGACCATCGCAACAACGATATCGAAAAAAAACTATTGGACTATACACTCCAATATTGCAAAGGGGATGTTGCCGTTCACATTACGGGTGAAAACCAGTATCCCAATAAAGAGTTTTTTGAAGACAAGGGGTTCAAAGCAACCCATTTAGAAATGAGATTGAACAGATAA
- a CDS encoding PAS domain-containing protein, with the protein MAFEAFIHASDQEKLDQVLPNRRGSGRTDGIEMRMLTKSNTEKWFIWSSTANMDHELVLAVAKDITDQKELEHSLRMSNTRLNRAHRIAKIGYWYRNFDSDLSEWSPETYGIFGYTPENFHPTMENVTKAFHPEDRYLIEESPNIHLEPGVITKFEHRIITGDGAVKWVHQEIQMVVDESSGEPMHIEGTVRDITQEKEYELQLRISRERFLLAMSASKQVIWELDHRSKTLLYCQVLDRVEERITKQPFEIENDWFKRIHPKDREHVWNTLENHLYESEKKDWAIEYRTISENGSMGYVLDSFYVQRDGRNNPIKTIGSAMDVTEAREQMEKIKGQNKMLTEIAWLQSHAIRSPLTRIMSLLIHHRSYGEEVFSTKDLLDIISTSIDEIDRELHKVIEITNKNFQNGQRNIIDR; encoded by the coding sequence ATGGCATTTGAAGCCTTTATCCATGCATCCGATCAGGAAAAATTGGACCAAGTGTTGCCCAATCGACGTGGTTCGGGAAGAACTGATGGTATTGAAATGCGTATGTTGACCAAAAGCAATACGGAAAAATGGTTCATATGGTCAAGTACTGCCAATATGGACCATGAACTTGTATTGGCGGTCGCCAAGGATATCACTGACCAAAAGGAACTAGAGCATTCTTTAAGGATGTCAAACACCAGACTCAACCGGGCACATCGGATAGCTAAAATTGGATATTGGTATAGAAATTTCGATTCGGACCTTAGTGAGTGGAGCCCGGAAACCTATGGGATTTTTGGATATACCCCTGAAAATTTCCATCCGACCATGGAAAATGTCACCAAAGCCTTTCATCCAGAAGACCGATACCTTATCGAGGAAAGTCCCAACATCCATTTGGAACCAGGGGTCATTACGAAATTTGAACATAGGATCATCACCGGGGACGGGGCCGTTAAATGGGTGCACCAAGAAATCCAAATGGTCGTCGACGAATCCTCAGGGGAACCAATGCATATTGAAGGAACGGTCCGGGATATTACCCAAGAGAAGGAGTATGAGTTGCAATTAAGGATAAGTAGGGAACGGTTCCTTTTGGCCATGTCGGCCAGTAAGCAGGTCATTTGGGAACTTGACCATCGATCCAAAACCTTATTATATTGCCAAGTTTTGGACCGAGTGGAGGAACGAATAACCAAACAGCCCTTTGAAATTGAAAATGATTGGTTCAAAAGAATCCATCCAAAAGACAGGGAACATGTCTGGAATACCCTTGAAAACCATTTGTACGAGTCTGAAAAGAAGGATTGGGCCATCGAGTATCGGACCATATCCGAAAACGGCTCCATGGGATATGTACTAGATAGCTTTTATGTCCAGAGGGATGGCCGCAACAACCCTATTAAAACCATTGGTTCAGCAATGGATGTAACAGAGGCAAGGGAACAAATGGAAAAAATTAAGGGCCAAAACAAAATGCTTACGGAAATTGCCTGGCTGCAGTCGCATGCCATCCGTTCGCCCCTGACCAGGATTATGTCCCTTCTGATCCATCATAGAAGCTATGGAGAAGAAGTTTTCTCAACAAAGGACCTGTTGGATATCATTTCAACCTCCATTGATGAAATTGACCGTGAACTACATAAAGTAATAGAGATAACCAATAAAAATTTTCAAAATGGCCAAAGAAATATTATTGATCGATGA
- a CDS encoding response regulator, whose translation MAKEILLIDDDAITNFLNQNLIEQKIKGIPISIFYNGLEGLKYIKNNPDKHYIVFLDINMPVMNGWEFIEAVDSLTVETNVEIHVLTSSINPGDRERANGLPNVDSFIEKPLDELAMESFMVAKLKKPL comes from the coding sequence ATGGCCAAAGAAATATTATTGATCGATGACGATGCCATCACCAATTTTTTAAATCAAAATTTGATCGAACAGAAAATAAAGGGCATTCCCATTTCCATATTCTATAACGGTTTGGAAGGCCTTAAATATATCAAGAACAATCCAGACAAACACTATATCGTTTTTTTGGACATCAATATGCCCGTGATGAACGGCTGGGAGTTTATTGAAGCAGTGGACTCCCTAACGGTTGAAACAAACGTGGAGATTCATGTTTTGACGTCTTCCATAAACCCTGGGGATAGGGAAAGGGCCAATGGTTTGCCAAATGTTGATTCGTTCATTGAAAAACCGTTGGATGAACTTGCGATGGAGTCATTTATGGTGGCGAAGCTAAAAAAGCCACTTTGA
- the rpsU gene encoding 30S ribosomal protein S21, producing the protein MLKIEVKPGESIERALKRYKRKYRNTKRLDQIRDRQEYTKKSVERRKTLKKAQYKEQFLNEQEDQ; encoded by the coding sequence ATGTTAAAAATTGAAGTAAAACCAGGCGAAAGTATCGAACGAGCGCTCAAACGCTATAAGCGGAAATACCGTAACACCAAGCGTTTGGACCAAATTCGTGACCGCCAAGAATACACAAAAAAATCAGTAGAACGCCGAAAAACATTGAAAAAGGCACAATACAAGGAACAATTCCTGAACGAACAGGAAGACCAATAA
- a CDS encoding nucleotidyl transferase AbiEii/AbiGii toxin family protein: MIKEWIAEYDPKNEEEILSALREIMQEITLAGLSRTDFYEKAAFYGGTALRIFYGLDRFSEDLDFSLLQPDPNFSIEPYFKAIVDEFKSLGLNVSIKEKQKAEKSSIDSAFLKAETIWQEIVLEDIIKETGVRSNKTLKIKIEVDRMPPLNFNTEEKLLLRPFSFYVKCFTPPSLFAGKVHALLFRKWKDRVKGRDWYDLEWYIKKGIELDTNHFLARAKDTGDWKEDSISPEDVMELLHKKIESVSFKSIKEDVVRFIKNDDVLSIWSPEYFNDLIEKIKFGNT, from the coding sequence ATGATCAAAGAATGGATTGCTGAATATGACCCAAAAAATGAAGAAGAGATACTGTCCGCATTGCGTGAAATCATGCAGGAAATTACCCTCGCAGGTCTTTCAAGAACCGATTTTTACGAGAAGGCTGCTTTTTATGGGGGTACCGCACTGCGCATCTTTTATGGCCTTGATCGATTTTCAGAGGATTTGGATTTCTCCCTACTACAACCTGACCCCAATTTTTCCATTGAGCCCTATTTCAAAGCCATTGTGGATGAATTCAAATCATTGGGGCTCAATGTCAGCATAAAGGAAAAACAAAAAGCTGAAAAGTCCTCGATCGACTCCGCTTTCCTGAAAGCTGAAACCATATGGCAAGAAATTGTATTGGAGGACATTATCAAAGAAACCGGGGTCCGTTCAAACAAGACCCTGAAAATTAAAATAGAAGTGGACCGAATGCCCCCTCTAAATTTCAACACCGAAGAAAAACTGCTACTTCGTCCATTTTCCTTTTATGTGAAATGTTTTACCCCACCAAGCCTATTTGCAGGAAAAGTCCACGCCCTACTTTTCAGAAAGTGGAAAGATAGGGTAAAGGGAAGGGACTGGTATGATCTGGAATGGTACATTAAAAAGGGTATTGAATTGGACACAAATCACTTTTTGGCAAGAGCCAAAGATACGGGTGACTGGAAAGAAGACAGCATTTCACCTGAAGATGTCATGGAATTGCTCCATAAAAAAATCGAATCCGTTTCATTTAAAAGTATCAAAGAAGATGTTGTAAGGTTTATTAAAAATGATGATGTTTTAAGTATTTGGAGCCCTGAATATTTCAATGATTTAATAGAGAAAATCAAATTTGGGAATACCTGA
- a CDS encoding PAS domain S-box protein, producing MSPILDASSLSEDHIFDFCPHPMWIYDLETLRFLKVNNAALQQYGFTKGRFLHMTLKAIRPKKDIAKLEMAIENTKKRKDTYKEGFFRHKKKDGTVFPVFLKSNLIQYKGRPAELVIAMDISDTMEYEKRLLSQNRLFQAISDMNNNLIRNPDWLKALDVCFTLLLETLKIHRVYFFQSDSKLDRITLMKIKTDRDPKSDLDGYPALPFPLLQHLIGRLRKGRVFSMNRSKVSEPNLAETLETECLKSLLALPVFSSGTFRGFIGLEDHETERKWTKEEVQLLNTLTTNLSHLINQSDVLDQVKNSESRFKNLVLNGTDLISIVDTDGIYLYASPSFDNQLGYSTHDLMETCFFDRLSKDDIPRLRKALEMVQEVEHVEIEPFRFKHSNGTWKWIESIWSNYLATPHIQGIVMNSRDITERMRSKLKKELWLDLVKAFGKKGSLRDGLDTIMEKLVEVCEIQAAEVWLKSRDGAKFNLLGQASGGKSGELFLKQPMPVDYFSMEKGIQGKIEQANALMIWDDFDKNPEFVRSNFAKKVGIRTCIGLPILSGQESIGCLLLFAKQPKEDLNDILYLVEGIGHQIGGPIKQKMVQAEYLEFFELSPDPFCIIGFDGRIKQANKAFLRQ from the coding sequence ATGTCCCCCATCCTAGATGCTTCCAGTTTATCGGAAGACCATATTTTTGATTTTTGTCCACATCCCATGTGGATTTACGATTTAGAGACACTTCGTTTTCTAAAGGTTAACAATGCGGCCCTGCAACAGTATGGCTTTACCAAAGGCCGTTTCCTTCATATGACCCTTAAGGCGATAAGACCTAAAAAGGATATCGCCAAATTGGAAATGGCCATCGAGAACACCAAAAAGAGAAAGGACACCTACAAAGAGGGCTTTTTTCGCCATAAGAAAAAGGACGGTACGGTCTTCCCCGTATTTCTGAAGAGCAACCTCATCCAATACAAAGGTAGACCTGCTGAACTTGTCATAGCCATGGATATTTCCGATACCATGGAGTACGAAAAAAGGTTACTTTCCCAAAACCGACTTTTCCAGGCCATTTCGGATATGAACAACAATTTGATTCGAAATCCGGATTGGTTGAAAGCATTGGATGTTTGTTTTACGTTACTATTGGAGACCTTGAAAATCCATCGGGTCTATTTCTTTCAGAGCGATTCGAAACTTGATAGGATCACGTTAATGAAAATTAAGACCGACCGAGATCCTAAATCCGATCTCGATGGATACCCTGCCTTGCCCTTTCCGCTTCTACAGCACCTAATTGGGCGTTTGAGGAAGGGAAGGGTCTTTTCGATGAACCGATCGAAGGTCTCGGAACCTAATCTTGCGGAAACTTTGGAGACAGAATGCCTAAAGTCATTATTGGCTCTTCCAGTTTTTTCATCTGGCACTTTCAGGGGTTTTATCGGCTTGGAGGACCATGAGACAGAAAGGAAATGGACGAAAGAAGAAGTACAATTGTTGAACACCCTAACCACCAATCTATCCCATTTGATCAATCAATCGGATGTCTTGGACCAAGTAAAGAACAGCGAAAGCAGGTTCAAAAATTTGGTGCTGAACGGGACCGATCTGATCTCTATCGTGGATACGGACGGAATCTACCTTTATGCTTCCCCATCCTTTGACAACCAATTGGGGTACTCAACCCATGATTTGATGGAGACTTGTTTTTTTGATCGATTGTCCAAAGACGATATACCACGGTTAAGGAAGGCCCTCGAAATGGTACAAGAGGTCGAACATGTTGAGATCGAACCATTCCGATTCAAACATTCCAATGGAACCTGGAAGTGGATTGAATCCATTTGGAGCAACTATTTGGCCACGCCCCACATTCAGGGGATTGTCATGAATTCCAGAGATATTACCGAAAGGATGAGGTCCAAATTGAAAAAAGAGCTTTGGCTGGACCTCGTTAAAGCTTTTGGAAAAAAGGGAAGCCTTCGGGACGGCCTTGATACCATCATGGAAAAATTGGTCGAAGTGTGCGAAATACAAGCTGCTGAGGTGTGGTTAAAATCAAGGGACGGGGCCAAATTTAACCTGCTAGGCCAAGCCAGCGGTGGGAAGAGTGGCGAACTTTTTTTGAAGCAACCCATGCCTGTGGATTATTTTTCAATGGAGAAGGGAATACAAGGCAAAATCGAACAAGCGAATGCATTGATGATTTGGGATGACTTTGACAAGAACCCTGAATTTGTTCGATCAAATTTCGCCAAAAAGGTTGGGATCAGAACCTGCATTGGCCTACCCATACTTTCGGGCCAGGAATCCATTGGATGTCTCCTTTTATTTGCAAAGCAACCAAAAGAGGACTTGAATGATATCTTATATCTTGTTGAGGGAATTGGCCATCAGATAGGGGGACCCATCAAACAAAAAATGGTCCAGGCGGAATATTTGGAGTTTTTTGAGCTCTCACCGGATCCCTTTTGCATCATTGGTTTTGATGGGAGAATAAAACAGGCCAATAAAGCCTTCCTAAGGCAATAG
- a CDS encoding TrkA family potassium uptake protein yields the protein MKYIIVGLGSFGASLSEKLTEQGNEVIGIDTNMNRVDNYKERISHTICMDATDEFTVSGLPLEDTDMVIVAIGEDKGASVMATALFKNFQVKRLISRSIDELHEKVLHAIGVDEIVHPEEESAERWAKKLCLKGVVDSFELNDDYSIVEVKVPAKLHGKTIRESNIREAYNLLVLTTIANTEERTVVGKTRNVTKVKGVANPDSMLNNDDIIVVYGSNKDIKKFLKDD from the coding sequence AGCTTTGGCGCCTCTCTTTCAGAAAAGTTGACCGAACAGGGGAATGAAGTTATCGGTATCGATACGAACATGAACCGGGTCGACAATTACAAGGAGCGCATCTCTCATACCATTTGTATGGATGCCACCGATGAATTTACGGTGTCCGGTCTGCCTTTGGAGGACACCGACATGGTCATTGTGGCCATTGGGGAGGACAAGGGAGCCAGTGTGATGGCAACGGCCCTTTTCAAGAACTTTCAGGTCAAACGGCTGATCAGTAGATCCATTGATGAACTTCATGAAAAGGTTTTGCACGCTATAGGGGTAGATGAAATAGTGCATCCAGAGGAGGAATCCGCCGAACGATGGGCCAAAAAATTATGCCTCAAAGGAGTGGTCGACTCCTTTGAGTTGAACGATGATTACAGTATCGTCGAGGTCAAGGTCCCTGCCAAGCTACATGGCAAGACCATAAGGGAAAGCAATATCAGGGAAGCTTACAATCTATTGGTGTTGACTACAATAGCCAACACCGAAGAAAGAACAGTTGTGGGAAAAACCAGGAATGTCACTAAGGTAAAAGGGGTTGCCAACCCTGACAGCATGTTGAACAACGATGATATTATCGTAGTATATGGTTCGAACAAGGACATCAAAAAATTTTTAAAGGATGATTGA
- a CDS encoding pyridoxamine 5'-phosphate oxidase family protein, with protein MDKKNYMNNPEGLRKIRTMIDEQKTVMMASDLDKTPFSVCPMTIQQMDEKGDLWFFVSKKSGLFKDIEKDNRVQLLYADEDDDQYISIFGNATHIIAKQKREELWNSHLLNWFKGKNDEDLALISVNMDNAYYWDHENAKLVSFFKIGKSGSVKETSESETKGFVNL; from the coding sequence ATGGATAAGAAGAATTATATGAACAACCCAGAAGGCCTGAGAAAAATCAGGACCATGATCGACGAACAAAAAACGGTAATGATGGCCAGTGACTTGGACAAAACACCTTTCTCCGTTTGCCCAATGACCATACAACAGATGGATGAAAAGGGTGACCTTTGGTTTTTTGTTTCCAAGAAAAGTGGCCTATTCAAAGACATTGAGAAGGATAACCGTGTTCAACTCTTGTATGCAGATGAAGATGATGACCAGTATATTTCCATATTCGGCAATGCAACACATATCATCGCGAAGCAAAAGAGAGAAGAATTATGGAATTCCCATTTGCTAAATTGGTTCAAGGGAAAGAATGATGAGGATTTGGCTCTGATCAGTGTGAATATGGACAACGCCTATTATTGGGACCATGAAAACGCCAAATTAGTTTCTTTCTTCAAAATTGGAAAAAGTGGTTCCGTAAAGGAGACATCCGAATCGGAAACAAAGGGTTTTGTAAATCTATAA